A region from the Microcoleus sp. AS-A8 genome encodes:
- a CDS encoding redoxin domain-containing protein: MTPRVRAPELPQDRIWLNTDRPLALKQLKGRVVVLDFWTYCCINCLHVLPDLKYLENKYKDSLTVIGIHSAKFDQEKEAQNIRQAVLRYDIEHPVLVDSNFDVWQQYAVRAWPTLMVIDPEGYVIGYVSGEGNRDVLDQLIEQLIGEHQEKGTINFQELSLTLEKQRQPLATPLAFPGKVLADEDGERLFIADSGHHRIVVSHLSGEIQHVIGTGKPGLTDGSFEEAQFFAPQGMTLDSHNQLLYVADTENHCLRQVDLKSQQVKTIAGTGEQSHHIRPHSGKALETRLNSPWDVEKVGHSLLIAMAGSHQIWEMQLETGWLRTYAGTGAEACLDGKPDQAAFAQPSGLTTDGRELYIADSEVSSIRAVGLVDHLPVRTVCGSGELFGFGDVDGEGADVRLQHGLGVEYTQNYLWVADTYNHKIKRVDPRTGNCQTMLGQGTAGHQDGQSIKARFSEPSGLSAIAAHLYVADTNNHAIRRIALDTLEVTTLEFSGLCAPDVCLPTPVPS; encoded by the coding sequence ATGACGCCTCGTGTCCGAGCGCCAGAACTTCCCCAAGATCGAATCTGGCTTAATACAGACCGTCCCTTAGCTCTGAAACAGTTGAAAGGACGAGTGGTCGTTCTTGACTTTTGGACATACTGCTGCATTAATTGCTTGCATGTCCTGCCTGACTTGAAGTATTTAGAAAATAAGTACAAAGACAGCCTTACGGTTATTGGCATCCACTCGGCTAAGTTTGACCAGGAAAAAGAGGCTCAAAACATCCGTCAAGCGGTACTCCGATACGATATAGAACATCCCGTTCTCGTTGACAGCAACTTTGATGTATGGCAGCAGTATGCCGTTCGGGCTTGGCCTACCTTGATGGTGATTGATCCGGAGGGGTATGTGATTGGCTATGTATCCGGTGAGGGAAATCGAGATGTTTTGGATCAGCTCATTGAGCAACTCATCGGCGAACATCAGGAGAAAGGAACCATCAACTTTCAGGAACTCAGTCTGACGCTAGAAAAGCAGCGACAACCCCTAGCGACCCCCCTGGCTTTTCCGGGTAAAGTGCTGGCAGATGAAGACGGTGAGCGCTTATTCATTGCTGACTCTGGCCATCACCGGATTGTGGTGAGTCACCTGAGTGGTGAGATTCAGCATGTGATTGGAACAGGCAAACCTGGCTTGACCGATGGTTCCTTCGAGGAAGCTCAATTCTTCGCCCCTCAAGGAATGACCTTAGATAGCCACAATCAACTTCTCTACGTGGCAGATACCGAAAACCATTGCCTGCGACAAGTTGATCTCAAAAGCCAGCAGGTCAAAACGATTGCTGGTACGGGTGAGCAAAGCCACCACATCCGCCCTCATAGTGGAAAAGCTCTAGAAACGCGCTTGAATTCTCCTTGGGATGTGGAGAAAGTCGGTCATTCTCTCCTGATTGCCATGGCGGGTTCCCACCAAATTTGGGAAATGCAGCTAGAAACAGGTTGGCTGAGAACTTACGCGGGCACGGGTGCGGAAGCTTGCCTGGATGGAAAGCCGGATCAGGCGGCTTTTGCCCAGCCTAGTGGACTGACGACGGACGGTCGAGAGTTATACATTGCTGATAGTGAAGTTAGCTCGATTCGAGCTGTGGGCTTAGTGGACCATCTGCCAGTGCGAACAGTGTGCGGTAGTGGCGAATTATTTGGTTTTGGCGATGTCGATGGTGAAGGCGCTGATGTCCGCCTGCAACACGGCCTGGGTGTCGAATACACTCAAAATTACCTTTGGGTAGCTGATACTTACAACCATAAAATCAAGCGCGTTGACCCGCGAACGGGTAATTGCCAGACGATGCTGGGGCAGGGAACGGCTGGTCATCAGGATGGTCAAAGCATTAAGGCAAGGTTCTCGGAACCCTCTGGTTTAAGTGCGATCGCAGCCCACCTCTATGTGGCTGACACGAATAACCACGCGATTCGTCGCATTGCTCTCGATACTCTTGAAGTCACCACTTTAGAGTTTTCAGGCTTGTGTGCACCCGACGTTTGTCTTCCCACTCCCGTCCCTTCCTAA
- a CDS encoding CHAT domain-containing protein, translated as MQQLRAVKRAGAGMARSHKTNTSTHQALLLLLKSWVTLCERSLALLIGVLLLSESVAATPQKFSPSFASPEQNNVWQGKRQTAKDKLIFPFSLSLFPSDDATRAAAERAFQEGKQLYKQGTAESLKQAIAKYEEALPLYRAVGDKAREGSTLNNIGLIYDDLGETQKALDFYNQSLPLARAVSDKATEAVILSNIGAVYDALGERQKALEYYNQSLPLFRGVDNKAGEARTLNNIGLVYSALGEKQKALDSYNQSLLLKRTLDNKATEAVTLNNIGRVYDDLGEKQKALEYYNQSLPLFRAVGNKAGESVTLNNIGRVYDKLGEKQKALDYYNQSLHLARASGDRAGQASTLNNIGKVYSDLGQNQTALEYYNQSLPLARAVSDKPREAATFNNIGKVYDDLGEKQMALEFYNQSLPLRRTVGDKAGQALTLYNIASLERDRGNLNEALTQIEAAINIIENLRTKIGSQQLRTSYFASVQDYYEFYIDLLMQLHKTNPSKGYDALALQASERARARTLLEFLTEAQANIRQGANPKLLEQENTLQQRFDALEKRRIELFSGQWTNKQVQALEQERTVLQEEYQQVQEQIRRTSPRYASLKYPQPLTLSEIQQQVLDDDTLLLEYSLGEDRSYLWAVTKTSISSYELPKRADIEKAAQSFYQNTGKQKAPEQRGLGAIPREDSLEVTTQLSQMLLSPVAGQLAGKRLLIVSDGALQYLPFAALPTPDSLGKDKNPVPLIVNHEIVNLPSASTVAIIRQDTNGRKLAPKKIAVIADPVFSKDDERLKTLVSAQPVNPNDLDSLALTRSAREADITFQRLPFTRKESDRILSLVAYTQSQSALDFAANRATAISPQLSQYQIVHFATHGILNSQNPELSGVVLSLVDQKGTPQNGFLRLNDIFNLNLPAELVVLSACETGLGKEIKGEGLVGLTRGFMYAGSPRVLVSLWSVADEGTSELMTRFYKKMLQDNLKPAAALRAAQIEMLQDATWKSPYYWAAFTLQGEWR; from the coding sequence GTGCAACAGTTGAGAGCGGTGAAGAGGGCAGGAGCAGGAATGGCGCGATCGCACAAAACAAACACAAGTACTCACCAAGCGCTCTTATTGCTGCTCAAGAGCTGGGTTACTTTATGCGAAAGGAGTTTAGCTCTCTTAATAGGTGTTCTGTTGCTGTCAGAGTCCGTCGCTGCCACACCTCAAAAATTTTCGCCCTCTTTTGCTTCTCCTGAGCAAAACAACGTTTGGCAAGGCAAACGACAAACGGCAAAAGACAAACTAATTTTTCCTTTTTCCCTTTCACTTTTTCCTTCTGACGATGCCACCCGCGCCGCAGCAGAACGAGCCTTTCAGGAGGGAAAACAACTCTATAAGCAAGGAACAGCCGAATCCCTAAAACAAGCGATCGCAAAATATGAAGAGGCACTTCCACTTTATCGAGCAGTAGGTGATAAGGCACGAGAAGGCAGCACCCTCAATAACATCGGTCTAATCTATGACGATTTAGGAGAAACGCAAAAAGCCCTCGACTTCTACAACCAATCCCTACCCCTAGCTCGTGCCGTAAGCGACAAGGCAACCGAAGCCGTCATCCTCTCCAACATCGGTGCAGTCTACGACGCATTAGGAGAAAGGCAAAAAGCCTTGGAATACTACAACCAATCCCTGCCCCTTTTTCGTGGAGTAGATAACAAGGCAGGGGAAGCGCGTACCCTCAACAACATCGGTCTAGTCTACTCGGCATTAGGAGAAAAGCAAAAAGCCCTCGACTCCTACAACCAATCCCTACTTCTAAAACGCACGTTAGACAACAAGGCAACCGAAGCTGTCACCCTCAACAACATCGGTCGAGTTTACGACGATTTAGGGGAAAAGCAGAAAGCCCTCGAATACTACAACCAATCCCTGCCCCTTTTTCGGGCGGTAGGCAACAAGGCAGGGGAATCGGTCACCCTCAATAACATCGGTCGAGTCTACGACAAATTAGGGGAAAAGCAGAAAGCCCTCGACTACTACAACCAATCCCTACATCTTGCTCGTGCCTCTGGCGACAGGGCAGGGCAAGCGAGTACCCTTAACAACATCGGCAAAGTCTACTCTGATTTAGGTCAAAACCAAACAGCGCTGGAGTACTACAACCAATCCCTACCCCTGGCTCGTGCCGTAAGCGACAAGCCAAGAGAAGCCGCCACCTTCAACAACATCGGCAAAGTCTACGATGATTTGGGTGAAAAGCAGATGGCGCTAGAGTTCTACAACCAATCCCTGCCACTTAGGCGTACTGTGGGCGACAAGGCAGGGCAAGCTCTCACCCTTTACAATATTGCCTCCCTTGAACGGGACAGAGGCAATCTCAACGAAGCTCTCACTCAGATTGAGGCTGCCATCAACATTATTGAAAACCTTCGCACTAAAATTGGTAGCCAGCAACTCCGCACCTCTTACTTCGCCTCAGTGCAGGATTATTACGAGTTCTACATCGACCTGCTGATGCAGTTGCACAAAACCAACCCCTCTAAAGGCTACGACGCTTTAGCACTGCAAGCCAGCGAACGCGCTAGAGCACGCACTCTCCTAGAATTCCTCACCGAAGCTCAAGCCAACATTCGCCAAGGTGCAAACCCCAAATTACTCGAACAAGAGAACACCTTGCAACAAAGATTTGATGCCTTAGAAAAACGCCGTATCGAACTCTTTAGCGGACAATGGACTAACAAACAGGTACAAGCCTTAGAACAAGAGAGGACGGTGCTGCAAGAGGAGTATCAACAAGTCCAAGAACAAATCCGCCGTACCAGTCCCCGTTATGCGTCCCTGAAGTATCCCCAACCCCTCACCCTCAGTGAAATTCAGCAACAAGTCCTCGACGACGACACCCTACTGTTAGAGTACAGCTTAGGTGAAGACCGTAGCTACCTGTGGGCAGTGACCAAAACTAGCATCAGCAGCTACGAACTCCCTAAACGTGCCGACATCGAAAAAGCCGCCCAAAGTTTCTACCAAAATACAGGAAAACAAAAAGCACCCGAACAAAGAGGACTCGGTGCTATTCCCCGTGAGGATAGCCTAGAAGTCACCACCCAACTCAGCCAAATGCTCTTATCCCCAGTGGCGGGACAATTGGCAGGCAAACGCTTACTCATTGTCAGTGATGGCGCACTGCAATATTTACCCTTTGCCGCATTACCAACACCCGACAGCTTAGGCAAAGACAAAAATCCCGTTCCTTTAATTGTCAATCACGAAATCGTCAACCTGCCCTCAGCCTCTACCGTCGCCATCATTCGCCAAGACACTAACGGGCGGAAATTAGCTCCAAAGAAGATAGCTGTAATTGCTGATCCAGTGTTTAGCAAAGACGATGAACGCCTCAAAACCTTGGTATCCGCACAACCTGTAAACCCTAACGACTTGGACAGCTTAGCCTTAACTCGCTCTGCCAGAGAAGCGGATATCACGTTCCAACGTTTGCCCTTTACTCGCAAAGAGAGCGATCGCATCCTCTCCCTTGTCGCCTATACCCAAAGCCAATCCGCGCTCGATTTTGCCGCCAATCGTGCCACAGCAATTAGCCCCCAACTCAGCCAATATCAAATCGTCCACTTTGCCACCCACGGCATCCTCAACAGCCAAAATCCAGAATTATCGGGCGTTGTTCTCTCTCTCGTCGATCAAAAAGGTACCCCCCAAAACGGCTTCCTGCGACTCAACGATATCTTCAACCTCAACCTCCCCGCCGAACTCGTTGTCCTGAGTGCCTGCGAAACTGGACTGGGCAAGGAGATTAAAGGAGAAGGATTAGTGGGCTTGACAAGAGGCTTTATGTATGCGGGTTCCCCCAGAGTCCTAGTCAGTTTGTGGAGTGTGGCGGATGAAGGGACATCGGAATTGATGACGCGATTCTACAAAAAGATGCTGCAAGACAACTTAAAACCAGCCGCCGCCCTGAGAGCCGCACAAATTGAGATGTTGCAGGATGCAACCTGGAAATCGCCCTATTACTGGGCAGCCTTCACTCTACAAGGGGAATGGAGATAG
- the psaA gene encoding photosystem I core protein PsaA translates to MTISPPEREAKARVVVDKDPVPTSFERWGKPGHFDRTLARGPKTTTWIWNLHANAHDFDSHTSDLEDVSRKIFSAHFGHLAVIFVWLSGMYFHGARFSNYEAWLSDPLHIKPSAQVVWPIVGQGILNGDVGGGFHGIQITSGFFQIWRAAGFTNSYQLYVTAIGGLVMAGLMLFAGWFHYHKRAPKLEWFQNVESMMNHHLAGLLGCGCLGWAGHQIHVSLPINKLLDAGVAPGDIPLPHEFILDSSKMAQLYPSFAKGLTPFFTLNWGEYADFLTFKGGLNPVTGGLWLSDTAHHHLALAVLFIVAGHMYRTNWGIGHSMKEILENHKGPLTGEGHKGLYEVLTTSWHAQLAINLAMLGSLTIIVAHHMYSMPPYPYLATDYATQLSIFTHHMWIGAFCIVGGAAHGAIYMVRDYDPVVNQNNLLDRVIRHREAIISHLNWVCIFLGFHSFGLYVHNDTMRAFGRPQDMFSDTAIQLQPVFAQWVQNIHALAPGNTAPNALEPVSYAFGGGIVAVGGKVAMMPIALGTADFMVHHIHAFTIHVTVLILLKGVLFARSSRLVPDKANLGFRFPCDGPGRGGTCQVSGWDHVFLGLFWMYNCISVVIFHFSWKMQSDVWGTVAQDGTVSHLTGGNFATSALTINGWLRDFLWAQASQVISSYGTALSAYGLLFLGAHFVWAFSLMFLFSGRGYWQELIESIVWAHNKLKVAPSIQPRALSIIQGRAVGVAHYLLGGIVTTWAFFLARIIAIG, encoded by the coding sequence ATGACAATTAGCCCTCCTGAGCGAGAGGCGAAAGCAAGGGTTGTAGTCGATAAAGATCCGGTACCCACTTCTTTCGAGAGATGGGGCAAACCAGGCCACTTTGACCGCACCCTCGCCAGAGGTCCAAAAACTACAACTTGGATTTGGAACCTCCACGCTAACGCTCACGATTTCGATAGTCATACCAGTGACTTAGAAGACGTATCTCGGAAGATTTTTAGCGCCCACTTCGGTCACTTGGCTGTCATTTTTGTCTGGCTAAGCGGCATGTACTTCCATGGCGCTCGTTTTTCCAACTACGAAGCTTGGTTGAGCGATCCGCTCCACATCAAGCCAAGTGCTCAAGTCGTTTGGCCTATTGTGGGTCAAGGTATTTTAAACGGTGATGTCGGTGGCGGCTTCCACGGCATTCAAATCACCTCTGGATTCTTCCAAATTTGGCGTGCGGCTGGGTTCACCAACAGCTACCAGCTTTACGTCACGGCCATTGGCGGTCTCGTCATGGCCGGCCTGATGCTGTTTGCGGGTTGGTTCCACTACCACAAGCGGGCTCCGAAGCTGGAATGGTTCCAGAATGTGGAATCCATGATGAACCACCACTTAGCTGGGTTGCTTGGTTGCGGCTGTCTAGGTTGGGCGGGTCACCAGATCCACGTTTCTCTGCCGATTAACAAGCTGTTAGATGCTGGTGTGGCTCCTGGAGACATTCCTCTGCCTCACGAGTTCATCTTGGATTCCAGCAAAATGGCTCAGCTGTATCCCAGCTTTGCCAAGGGATTGACTCCCTTCTTCACCTTGAACTGGGGTGAATATGCTGACTTCCTCACCTTCAAAGGGGGTTTGAACCCAGTTACAGGTGGCTTGTGGTTGTCAGATACAGCACACCATCACTTGGCGCTCGCTGTACTATTCATTGTTGCTGGCCACATGTACCGGACGAACTGGGGCATTGGTCACAGCATGAAGGAAATTCTAGAGAATCATAAAGGCCCACTCACTGGAGAAGGTCACAAAGGTCTCTACGAAGTCCTAACCACTTCTTGGCACGCCCAGCTAGCCATTAACCTGGCGATGCTCGGTTCGCTGACCATCATCGTGGCGCATCACATGTACTCGATGCCACCGTATCCGTACTTGGCAACAGACTACGCCACGCAGCTCTCCATCTTTACCCACCATATGTGGATTGGCGCATTCTGTATTGTGGGTGGTGCCGCTCATGGCGCTATTTACATGGTGCGGGATTATGACCCAGTAGTGAACCAAAACAACCTACTGGATCGGGTCATCCGTCACCGGGAAGCGATCATCTCTCACCTGAACTGGGTGTGTATTTTCCTGGGCTTCCACAGCTTCGGTCTGTACGTGCACAACGACACGATGCGGGCTTTTGGTCGTCCTCAAGATATGTTCTCGGATACAGCGATTCAGCTACAGCCTGTGTTTGCTCAGTGGGTTCAGAACATTCATGCCTTGGCCCCTGGAAACACGGCTCCCAACGCCCTAGAACCCGTTAGCTATGCCTTTGGCGGCGGAATTGTGGCGGTTGGTGGCAAAGTGGCGATGATGCCCATTGCGTTGGGTACGGCGGACTTTATGGTTCACCACATCCACGCCTTCACCATCCACGTCACCGTGCTGATTCTGCTCAAAGGCGTACTCTTTGCTCGTAGCTCCCGTCTGGTTCCAGACAAGGCTAACTTGGGCTTCCGCTTCCCCTGCGACGGACCGGGTCGTGGCGGTACCTGCCAGGTATCTGGTTGGGACCACGTCTTCCTGGGTCTGTTCTGGATGTACAACTGCATCTCGGTCGTGATTTTCCACTTTAGCTGGAAGATGCAATCGGATGTTTGGGGTACAGTAGCACAGGATGGCACAGTGTCTCACCTAACAGGTGGCAACTTTGCAACCAGTGCTCTGACGATTAACGGTTGGTTACGTGACTTCTTGTGGGCGCAAGCTTCGCAAGTTATCAGCTCCTACGGCACAGCTCTTTCCGCCTACGGTCTGCTGTTCCTGGGCGCTCACTTTGTTTGGGCTTTCAGCTTGATGTTCCTGTTCAGTGGTCGCGGCTACTGGCAAGAACTGATCGAATCCATTGTTTGGGCGCATAATAAATTAAAAGTTGCCCCATCAATTCAGCCTCGTGCTCTGAGCATCATTCAGGGACGGGCTGTAGGGGTAGCTCACTACCTCCTGGGAGGAATCGTCACTACATGGGCGTTCTTCCTAGCGCGAATTATCGCAATTGGATAA
- a CDS encoding type IV pilus twitching motility protein PilT, which yields MTDSQRRPISPPPPPMVPPPPPPSSNMGGGVASGTKNQMATQTLSSAAPPPRSAPSGQQATSRPPAVPASSNVKARMPARSVGPSPGQPTLAQLVRYAYDKGFSDVHIGVGEAPRYRNRGEMELTNHPETDQATFLSWLREVLTDEEIRRFHDHLEFDGATQYEFARVRINVFDTLRGPGMVLRLIPLTILTIEQLRLPPVFRDVCHYHKGLILVTGPTGSGKSTTLAAMVDYMNKEMPKHIITIEDPIEFVHQSRKALIRQREVGMHTLKFDNALKASLREDPDVILVGEMRDRETVNTALKAAQTGHLVMGTLHTNSAVKTLERILTLYPAEEQPAMRVAIAESLVAIIAQGLCRTTDGKRAAFHDILINTEAIKDYIRKGQYDDISQLMDEGEFDGMVTMNKSLFNLYQEGRITEETALEMSPTQNEMAMMLRGRI from the coding sequence ATGACAGACTCACAGCGTCGGCCTATCTCACCGCCCCCCCCTCCCATGGTTCCACCACCACCGCCACCAAGCAGTAATATGGGTGGGGGAGTCGCTTCAGGAACGAAAAACCAGATGGCGACACAAACACTGAGTTCTGCGGCTCCACCCCCTCGCTCAGCACCTTCAGGGCAACAGGCAACCTCTCGTCCTCCGGCAGTACCAGCGTCATCCAATGTTAAGGCTCGGATGCCAGCACGGAGTGTCGGCCCCTCACCGGGACAGCCGACGTTGGCGCAATTGGTTCGTTATGCCTATGACAAGGGATTTTCTGACGTTCACATTGGTGTCGGTGAAGCTCCTCGTTATCGCAATCGTGGCGAGATGGAACTAACCAACCACCCAGAAACCGATCAAGCCACATTTTTGAGTTGGTTGCGGGAAGTGCTAACCGACGAGGAAATCCGACGCTTTCATGACCATCTGGAATTTGATGGCGCAACTCAATATGAATTTGCACGGGTGCGGATTAATGTCTTCGACACTCTGCGCGGCCCTGGAATGGTACTGCGACTGATTCCGTTGACGATTTTGACGATTGAGCAACTGCGGTTGCCCCCTGTATTTAGAGATGTCTGTCATTATCATAAGGGTCTGATCTTGGTTACGGGTCCGACGGGGTCTGGTAAGTCCACAACCCTAGCGGCAATGGTGGACTACATGAATAAGGAGATGCCCAAGCACATCATTACCATTGAAGACCCAATTGAATTTGTCCATCAAAGTCGTAAAGCATTGATTAGACAACGGGAAGTGGGGATGCATACCCTGAAGTTCGACAATGCCTTAAAGGCATCGTTGCGGGAAGACCCCGATGTGATTCTGGTAGGGGAAATGCGGGATAGAGAGACGGTGAATACAGCTCTCAAAGCCGCTCAAACAGGTCACTTGGTAATGGGTACTCTGCACACGAACAGTGCGGTTAAAACTCTAGAACGGATTCTCACGCTCTATCCGGCGGAGGAGCAACCCGCCATGCGCGTGGCGATCGCAGAATCTCTAGTAGCTATTATTGCTCAGGGTTTGTGTCGCACAACAGATGGTAAGCGTGCAGCTTTTCACGACATCCTGATCAACACAGAGGCGATTAAGGACTATATCCGCAAGGGTCAATACGATGACATTTCACAACTCATGGATGAGGGTGAATTTGACGGGATGGTCACCATGAACAAATCTCTGTTTAACCTTTATCAGGAAGGACGTATCACGGAAGAAACCGCGCTGGAAATGTCCCCGACTCAAAACGAAATGGCGATGATGCTACGCGGTCGTATTTAG
- a CDS encoding circadian clock KaiB family protein, with protein MHLCVALQEILGLPEPPHFLVPGYTATIDRWLDPRTRQIQTSAEIYPLVRHHQALLNAVFGIGNLVWQLAPWQEGLCDPLVLETYRHQFPQLWEDHDLIVRFERTEQFSYSYSGSSPSHQLKQVPLENTQGDSSFQENLTSSPAEATTSESALGSQGEVISHRTLAQEYKAPQELTPEQGFTTFGSVSPSDSVTTAQTGGDSEALRRTPLEQPKPSADRIQKTTNTPPPHHPTPATVHSNSLEIPPDAQLQQAQGYVLRLFVSGHSAATEYILMSLHQLLENSLRLPYTLKVIDVFKHPDQAEANQISATPTLLRVWPQPVRRIVGDLTDAERILRILAVPED; from the coding sequence ATGCATTTGTGTGTAGCTCTGCAAGAAATTTTAGGATTGCCGGAACCACCTCATTTTTTAGTGCCAGGGTACACCGCAACCATTGATCGCTGGCTCGACCCACGAACCCGACAAATACAGACTTCAGCCGAGATTTACCCGCTCGTGCGGCATCACCAAGCTTTACTCAATGCCGTATTTGGCATCGGCAACCTAGTCTGGCAATTGGCTCCCTGGCAAGAAGGATTATGCGATCCGCTCGTTCTGGAGACTTATCGCCATCAGTTCCCCCAACTTTGGGAAGACCATGATTTGATTGTGCGTTTTGAGCGCACTGAGCAATTTTCATACTCTTATAGCGGAAGTTCCCCCAGCCACCAGCTTAAGCAAGTGCCTTTAGAAAACACACAGGGCGACAGCTCTTTCCAGGAAAATTTAACCTCTTCTCCCGCCGAAGCTACGACATCAGAATCGGCTTTAGGATCACAGGGAGAAGTGATTAGCCACAGAACTTTAGCACAAGAGTACAAAGCACCTCAGGAGTTAACGCCTGAACAGGGTTTCACAACTTTTGGCTCCGTTAGCCCTAGTGACAGCGTTACGACAGCACAAACGGGAGGCGATAGCGAAGCGCTGCGGCGTACTCCGTTGGAGCAGCCGAAGCCTAGCGCTGATCGCATTCAGAAAACGACGAACACGCCCCCCCCTCACCACCCAACGCCAGCGACAGTACACAGCAATTCTTTAGAAATTCCGCCTGACGCCCAATTGCAACAAGCTCAAGGTTACGTATTGCGCTTGTTTGTGTCGGGACACAGTGCAGCCACGGAATATATCCTCATGAGCCTGCACCAGTTGTTAGAGAATTCTCTGCGTCTTCCCTATACCCTGAAAGTTATCGACGTTTTTAAACACCCTGATCAAGCCGAGGCCAATCAAATCTCCGCCACCCCAACATTGCTCAGAGTTTGGCCTCAACCTGTCCGGCGCATCGTGGGTGATTTGACAGATGCTGAACGAATCCTACGAATACTAGCTGTTCCAGAAGACTAG
- the wecB gene encoding UDP-N-acetylglucosamine 2-epimerase (non-hydrolyzing) — MPRSPIPICITLGTRPEAIKLAPVIQQFRHCAAFDTHVILTGQHREMVEQVMQLFELSADRDLEIMQTKQTLTDITCRSLQGLETIFQEIQPQLVIVQGDTTTAFSATLAAFYQKIPVGHVEAGLRTDDLFNPYPEEANRRLISQLAQLNFAPTPLAVENLQRSGIVGAIHHTGNTVIDALLTVAQRQPPCEIKGLEWGKYRTLLTTVHRRENWGEPLQDIAQGFLQILDKFSDTALLLPLHRNPTVREPLQALLGDHPRVFLTEPLDYAELVGAIARCYLLLTDSGGLQEEAPSLGKPVLVLRETTERPEAIAAGTAKLVGTNPDRLVTEASQLLSDVSAYEAMATAINPFGDGHAAERILEIVKDYFGL, encoded by the coding sequence ATGCCCCGATCTCCTATTCCAATTTGCATTACCCTGGGAACTCGCCCGGAGGCGATTAAACTTGCACCTGTGATTCAACAGTTCCGACACTGTGCGGCATTTGATACTCATGTGATTTTGACGGGTCAGCATCGGGAGATGGTCGAGCAAGTCATGCAGTTATTTGAGTTAAGTGCTGACCGGGATTTAGAAATCATGCAGACAAAGCAAACCTTGACGGATATTACATGTCGGAGTTTGCAAGGATTGGAAACTATTTTTCAGGAAATTCAGCCTCAGTTAGTCATCGTTCAAGGGGATACAACCACCGCGTTTTCTGCTACCTTGGCGGCGTTTTATCAAAAAATTCCAGTTGGTCATGTGGAAGCTGGATTGCGTACCGATGATTTGTTTAATCCTTACCCAGAGGAAGCCAACCGACGTTTGATTTCTCAGCTTGCTCAGCTAAACTTCGCCCCTACGCCCCTTGCCGTAGAAAATCTGCAACGATCTGGAATTGTTGGGGCGATTCACCACACGGGCAACACGGTAATTGATGCATTGCTAACTGTGGCACAGCGCCAACCGCCCTGTGAAATTAAGGGTTTGGAGTGGGGAAAGTACCGCACACTCTTAACAACGGTTCATAGACGAGAGAACTGGGGAGAACCGTTGCAGGATATTGCTCAAGGGTTTCTGCAAATTTTAGATAAGTTTTCTGATACCGCCTTACTACTGCCCCTGCATCGCAATCCTACGGTAAGGGAACCTTTACAAGCCCTCTTAGGCGACCATCCTAGGGTATTTTTAACGGAACCCTTAGATTATGCAGAACTGGTAGGCGCGATCGCACGTTGTTATCTCCTACTCACCGATTCTGGGGGATTACAGGAAGAAGCACCGAGTTTGGGTAAACCCGTGCTGGTGCTAAGAGAAACCACGGAAAGACCGGAAGCGATCGCAGCAGGAACCGCTAAGCTGGTGGGGACAAATCCCGATCGTCTTGTGACAGAAGCCAGTCAATTATTGAGTGACGTGAGTGCTTATGAAGCGATGGCGACCGCAATTAATCCCTTTGGGGATGGTCATGCAGCTGAACGGATTTTGGAAATTGTCAAGGATTATTTTGGTTTATGA